From a single Nicotiana tabacum cultivar K326 chromosome 8, ASM71507v2, whole genome shotgun sequence genomic region:
- the LOC107801196 gene encoding uncharacterized protein LOC107801196: MENKFKTRISRMFKSSFGSCKSKNISDAIDNKPVFQPQNCQQHYQLVELFSPKPRPFPSICAPKYPQNFQTQQQRCSPTNSGVRKNFMQTAVSVYCHNSTSETNGRKCPPTSPIYPLSYDSQEKCNFKNMNKYYEKKTKKKKSKKKKMTNSKIKRFEFEEFPNINYKGLFSSDEESEEDDNNTLFSSRSFTNSDSSEYSFRRKTRRRRAAKSGVKGSLAVVKKSSDPYSDFRVSMLEMIMENQIFAAKDLEKLLECFLSLNSQNHHEVIIEVFTEICEALFSSLS; the protein is encoded by the exons aTGGAGAATAAATTCAAAACGAGAATTTCTCGTATGTTTAAATCTTCATTTGGTTCATGCAAATCCAAGAATATTTCTGATGCCATTGATAATAAACCAGTTTTTCAACCTCAAAATTGTCAACAACATTATCAATTAGTTGAACTTTTCTCTCCAAAACCTCGTCCATTTCCTTCCATTTGTGCACCAAAATACCCTCAAAATTTCCAAACACAACAACAAAGATGTTCACCTACCAACAGTGGCGTACGCAAGAATTTCATGCAAACAGCAGTATCGGTCTATTGTCACAATTCAACTT cTGAGACAAATGGAAGAAAATGCCCTCCAACATCACCAATTTATCCCTTGAGTTATGATTCTCAAGAGAAATGTAACTTCAAAAATATGAACaaatattatgaaaagaaaaccaagaagaagaagagcaagaagaaaaagatgacaaattccaaaataaaaagatttgagtTTGAAGAATTTCCTAATATTAATTATAAGGGTCTATTCAGCAGTGATGAAGAAAGTGAAGAAGATGACAATAATACCCTTTTTTCTTCAAGGTCATTTACTAATTCTGATTCTTCAGAATATTCTTTCCGGCGAAAGACACGGCGGAGAAGGGCGGCGAAAAGTGGCGTAAAAGGTAGTCTTGCGGTGGTGAAGAAATCAAGTGATCCTTATAGTGATTTTAGGGTTTCAATGTTGGAAATGATAATGGAAAATCAAATATTTGCAGCTAAAGATCTTGAGAAATTATTGGAATGTTTTTTGAGTTTAAATTCACAAAATCATCATGAGGTTATTATTGAAGTTTTTACTGAGATTTGTGAAGCTTTGTTCTCTAGCTTGTCTtag